In the genome of Xyrauchen texanus isolate HMW12.3.18 chromosome 33, RBS_HiC_50CHRs, whole genome shotgun sequence, one region contains:
- the LOC127627091 gene encoding uncharacterized protein LOC127627091, which yields MLVDKQKLFHPPEMDACIRGGQWLNLSTLWDTNPTWERRPCFSEIKRGSYFPGTGIAIFKTSDLPELKTEEACIKIEIFGSWTGTTLSFQSTGFQYVLRREAQLGLKEGSETASLPHEPAPFTVNILKHAFVVNSKAGLETESLDFFSMWKKGMLLALGGVPDEREATKVYITCEDVWRKYLSKSRSLILIRHCTNTHQCNLTAVLQKQ from the exons ATGTTggtggacaaacagaagctcttCCATCCA CCAGAAATGGATGCTTGTATAAGGGGAGGACAGTGGCTAAATCTCAGCACCCTCTGGGATACAAACCCAACATGGGAACGCCGGCCATGCTTCTCCGAGATCAAGAGAGGCAGCTACTTTCCAGGAACTGGGATAGCTATATTTAAAACATCTG ATCTACCTGAACTTAAAACAGAGGAGGCCTGTATCAAAATTGAGATCTTTGGATCTTGGACGGGGACAACGCTGAGTTTCCAAAGCACAGGATTCCAGTATGTTTTGAGACGAGAGGCTCAGTTGGGCCTAAAAGAGGGATCGGAAACCGCTTCACTTCCCCATGAACCTGCTCCCTTTACTGTCAACATACTGAAACATGCCTTTGTGGTAAACAGCAAAGCAGGGCTTGAAACGGAAAGTCTGGATTTTTTCTCCATGTGGAAAAAGGGGATGCTACTGGCTCTTGGAGGAGTGCCAG atgagAGAGAGGCCACAAAAGTATACATCACCTGTGAGGATGTTTGGAGAAAATACTTGTCCAAGTCCAGGTCATTGATCTTGATCAGGCATTGTACAAACACTCATCAGTGTAATCTCACAGCTGTCCTGCAGAAGCAATGA